The sequence GCTGCCCACGCCCAGGATCGCGCCGGTAATCGCATGCGTCGTCGACACCGGGATGCCCCACAAAGCCGTGCCGATTAGAGTAGTCGCGCCGGCGGTCTCCGCGCAAAACCCCCCGATCGGCTGCAAGCGGGTGATTTTGTTACCCATCGTGTTGATGATTCGCCAGCCACCGAACAGCGTTCCCAGAGCGATTGCCGCACAGCACGACAGGACGATCCACCACGCGATGTCGTGATGCCGACCGAAGAGTTCGTATCCCCCTTCGGTCCAGGATCTCTTGCCCGCGGTGACGAGGAGCGCGACGATAATCCCCATCGTCTTCTGGGCATCGTTGGCGCCGTGGCCGAGGCTGTAGAGTCCGGCAGACAGCAACTGCAGACGGCGGAACAGGCGGTCCACTTTCCGGGGCTTGGCATAGCGGACGATTCGTGCCGTGATCGCCATGTTGAACGCGCCAAGGACAAAGCCGATCGTGGGTGACAGAACGAGAAACAACAGTACCGGTCCCCAGCCCTTGAGGATCAGGACGCCGAACCCGGCCTTTGCGATTGCCGCGCCCGCGTATCCGCTGATCAAGGCGTGGGACGAACTGGTGGGCAAGGCCAGCCACCAAGTGAAGAGGTTCCAGAAGATCGCGCCGAGCAACCCTGCGCAGACCACGTAAACGTCGACCGTATTGAGATCAACCAGGCCCTTCCCGACCGTCTTGGCGACCGGCGTGCCAAACACGAAGGCGGCGATGAAGTTGAAGAACGCGGCCCAGGCGACGGCCTGGAGCGGGGTCAGTACCCGCGTGGACACAATGGTGGCCACGGAGTTGGCAGCGTCGTGGAACCCGTTGAGGAAGTCAAAAACGAGGGCGAACACGATAATGATGATGATGAGTGCAAGCATGGGTCTCCGCCGGTTACTGTTCACCAGTCAGGGGCACAGCAAGGCCGCCAAGGTTCCCACGGATCGGACGCCTGTGTCATGGCCTTTCGGTAGCAGCAGGCGGCACGCTTGACCGACTCGACACTTAGGGGCCGGAATCCCACGAAGTCGGATCGCGGACCGCTATGATTCCGCTAACGCCGCCCTTCAACGTACGATGGTCACGTCGCAGGGCGCATGGCTCGATACTCGCTCGGCAACCGATCTCGAGAGCCAGCGTTCGATACAGCTTCTGCCTTCTCGCCCCAAGACGATCAGGTCTGCGTTCTGTTGGGTTGCCTCACGGGTGACTGCTTCGGCCGGCCGACCGGTAAGGATCTTGACATCGAGGAGTACCCCCTCGGTTCCAGCGGAGTCACGCAGACTGACCAGACCCCGCTCGAGACGCTCCATTGCGGACTCGAGAAGACCGGTCATTTCGAGTGCCGATGGCGGCCCCGACCGCCGGGGGAAGGCCGCGACGCGGATCGTTGCGTGGAGCTGCTTGGCGAGTTCAATCGCGAACCGGACAGCCCGCTCGGCCGATTCCGAAGCATCATAACCCACGAGGATGCTCTTCAGCACGTTTGGCGTCCTTGTTCTCGGAGCCTGTCTGCGATCACTTTTGAAACGCCGACAAGACTGATCGTATTGGGGCTTGGTTACGGGGAGATTGCCGAACTGTTAAGATTGCGCTAACAATCAACCGTGATTCCCCTGCCATCCTCCGCCATGCATGGTAGGGCCAGGGCGCCTGGTATGTTCACATCACGACAGGTGGCGGATTCGGCGTTGCTCAGCTCCTTTCGGTTCAGCTCAAGGTTGATTTCCCTGGTCCGCGCTGGAATCCAGGACCTCGAAGAGCGCTGTGCCGCAACAGCCTGATGGCGGTTTGATTCCCAAGTAGCCGCAGACCGTAGGGGCCAGATCGCTCGGGCTCACTCGTCGGTTGATTCGTTGTGCAGGAATGCCAGGCCCGGCGACCATGATGGGGACATAGGTATCGTAGGCGTGCGGGCTGTACGACCCGCAGGTCCAAGAGCAGTACACCTTGCCCGAGAGGTTGGGTGGAGACAAGATGGGGCCAGAAGTCCCTGTCGGCTGGGAGGATCGACGCTAGGTGCTCGATCTAGCCTCGATTTCCGTGCCGCCTTGCACAGATTCGCTCTAGATTAGCGCCGTCCCAATAGTCTCTTAACACTCAGTTGTTTAAGATAGGGGTTGGTTTGGCGGCATCAGGACGCACGGGCATGAGCATGCGCAAGGCGATTCTAATCGTTGAGGACGAGGAGGACTTGGCCAGAGCACTGCAGTTTAACCTGGAGCGAGAAGGCTATGGTTGCCGGTGGGCGGCCGACGGTCGTCAAGCGGTTGTCGATGCCCGCCGAGAACTACCGGACCTCATCCTACTCGATCGGATGCTCCCGGGCATTTCTGGAGATGAGGTCCTGCAGCAAATCAAGAAAGAACCGCTCACGGCCTCGATACCGACGATCATGTTGACCGCCAAGAGTGAAGAAAGCGATGCGCTGGTGGGTTTCGCCCTTGGGGCGGACGATTACGTGGCCAAGCCTTTCTCAATGCGGCTTCTCCTGGCGAGAGTCGCGGCCCTCTTTAGACGGACCGAGGCGATCGACCTCAGTGGAGAGGTTCTGGCGGTTGGCCCAGTCCGGCTGGATGGCGGACGCTACAAGGTGTACGTCAACGGGAAGGAAGTGCCGTTAACAGCTACCGAGTTTCGAGTCCTTCGGGCTCTCATGGGCGTTAACGGGCGCGTGTTGTCACGGGCACAATTGGTCGAGTTCAGTCTGGGCACGGGTGTGGCCGTGACTGACAGAGCTATCGACGTTCACATCACCTCGTTGCGGAAGAAGCTCGGCGAAGGAGGAGCTTGGCTGCAGACTGTTCGAGGAGTGGGCTACACCTTTCGTGAACCGGTATCATCTGAATGATGAGACCCGGCCGACTATTCTGGAGAGTATTTGTGGGCAACGCCGCACTGATGGCCTTGGTGCTGGCTGCCCTTGCCTCCCTCATCGCTCTGGCCATGGATCGAATGTACGTCGATGAGGCGGCGGAGCATCTGCGAGCTCAAGCCACGACCGTTCGTCAGTGGGTTGGGGACCGGTTCGACCTAACTCATCAGGCTGAGTTGGATGATCTGGCCAAACGACTCGCGGCCGCCCAACCCGACGCCGTTCGCTATACACTGATCCTCACGGATGGGACGGTCCTGGCGGACTCGGAGTCTCAGCCGGTGACGATGGAGTCGCACGCAGGGCGACCTGAAGTTCGCGATGCACTGCAGACTGGCTGGGGCTCGGACACTCGCTTTTCGAGCACTGTGGCACAACGGCTGATGTATGTCGCCGTTCGGGTGGGCGAGGCGCACCCGGTGGGGGTCGTTCGCGTGGCGATGCCCCTGCGGACGATCACTGAACATGCTCAGGCGTTTCACCGCTTGATCTGGAGATGTACCGGGGTGGGGCTGGTGGCAGTGCTTGTTCTTGCCCTGGGTCTGGCCCGGGTGTGGAGCATGCCGATCCGTCGCCTCACGTCAACCGCTCGCCGCCTATCTCAGGGCGACCTCACTGCTCGTATGCCGGTTACCGGGAGAGACGAACTGAGTGCGCTGGCTCGGTCAATCAACCAGATGCGCGACCATCATGTCAGTCATCTTCATACCATCGACCGGCAGCGACGTACTCTGGAGTCACTCCTCGCTCAGCTCAATGAGGGCGTCGTGGCCGCCGCGCCCGGCGGGCGAATTGTACTCATGAATCCTGCAGCCATGAGACTCCTGAGTATTCCAGAATCCCTGGCGACTGAGGTAGGCTGGCTCGAAGGGCAGATTATCGAACGGTGCATCACCTCGCACGACCTGCAATCGCTGCTGCTCCCGACTGCGGGCCATATCCCGGGAGCTTCGGATCGTCCCCCTGATCTTGGCGACCGGCGAAGTCCCCAGGAGATCAGGCTACAGATCGAAGGGCCAGACGGAGAGCGACACCTGCTCGCCCGGGGCGAGGATATCTTGCTCCCGCCATCCGACCCTCAACAGGAGTTGCTCGCGGCGAGCCCCTCGCTTGTACCCGGCCGGTTGGTCGTCCTCACGGATATTACTGATCTGACCCGCACCATGCAGATCAAAGCCGATTTCGCGGTCAACGCATCACATGAACTGCGAACGCCCGTTTCCGCCATTCGCGCCGCAATCGAGACCCTCTTACAGCTCGATCCGGTCAAGGACGTCGAGGACCTTCGGCACTTCTTATCGGTCGTGGACCGACAGAGCGAGCGCATGGCCGCGATGGTCGGCGACCTCCTCGATTTGTCGCGGATCGAATCCGCGCGCAGCCGGTTCGAGCCTGTTGCGATCAGTATCCGAGAGTTGCTAGGCAACCTGGAGGCTCGGTTTCGGGAACCGATCAAGAGCAAAGGGCTGGGCTGGGAGACTTCGGTCGAGGAGCCGTTGTCTACCGTGGTGGCCAATTCCTACCTCCTGGGCTTGGTCTTGAGCAACCTGGTGGACAACGCGATCAAGTTCACCGACAGCGGCGGACGTATTCGGGTCGCCTTCCGCACTGCCAATGAGACGGAACCCAACTCCCCAAGCATGGTCATTGAAGTGGCCGACACGGGCTGCGGCATACCCGAGTCCGAACAACCACGCGTCTTTGAGCGGTTCTACCAAGTCGCCCGTGCGCGCTCCGGATCCATGCGGGGAACCGGCTTGGGACTTTCCATCGTTCGCCACGCGGTCGGAGCCATGCAAGGCACGGTTGATCTGCAGAGCCAGGTCGGCCAAGGTACTCGGATTGCCGTCACCCTGCCGATGCGATCAACCTGCCAATCTTAACCGATTCTTATTGCTACTCAAATCCGAGCCAAACAGAATCCCCTCATGATCTAGAGTAGCTGGGCACAGCGCGTCGGACGCGCGACACCAGGCTTGTGGAGAGAATCATGATGATCAGAACTGCGATTCTCGCATGTGGGCTGTGTCTTGTCATGGCGATCGGCTGCAACGACCAGCCGACCCATGATGGCACCAGCGACGCTACCGAGGAAGCCAGCAAGGGAAGCAAAGCCAGGGAGCCGGTTACGGTGAAGGTTGACGGATCGAGCACCGTCGCCCCCATTTCCATGGTGGCGGCGGAGATGTTCCAAGGCAGCCACCCGGAGGTTCGCGTTTCAGTGGGCATCTCGGGCACCGGTGGCGGCTTCAAGAAGTTCCTGGATACGAAGCCATCGCTGCGGACGGACATCAACGATGCCTCCCGACCGATCAAGCCGGCCGAGATCGAGGCCGCCGGAAAGGCCAACGTCCAGTATGTCGAGCTGCCCATCGCCCTGGACGGCATCGCCGTCATGGTCAACCCGGGTAACGCCTTCTGCAACCACCTGACCATCGCCGAGCTCAAGAGAATCTGGGAACCGAACAGCAAGATCAACAACTGGAAGGAAGTGCGCGAGGGCTTCCCTGACCGGGCTCTGAAGCTCTACGGCCCCGGAACGGACAGCGGCACCTTCGACTATTTCACTGAGGCGGTCGTCGGCAAGGAAAAGGCCTGCCGTGGTGACTTCAGTGCAAACGAAAACGACAACGTTCTCGTCCAGGGTGTCTCTGGAGATCCGGGTTCACTGGGTTACTTCGGGTTCGCCTACTATGAGGCCAACATGGCCAGACTCAAGCTTCTCGCGATCGACAACGGCGACGGCAAGCCAACAAAGCCCAGCCTGGAGACCATTCGCGACGGAACCTACAAGCCGCTCTCTCGACCGCTGTTCTTGTACATCAACAACGAAGCGCTCGCCAGAAGCGAGGTGA comes from Phycisphaerae bacterium and encodes:
- a CDS encoding inorganic phosphate transporter, with the translated sequence MLALIIIIIVFALVFDFLNGFHDAANSVATIVSTRVLTPLQAVAWAAFFNFIAAFVFGTPVAKTVGKGLVDLNTVDVYVVCAGLLGAIFWNLFTWWLALPTSSSHALISGYAGAAIAKAGFGVLILKGWGPVLLFLVLSPTIGFVLGAFNMAITARIVRYAKPRKVDRLFRRLQLLSAGLYSLGHGANDAQKTMGIIVALLVTAGKRSWTEGGYELFGRHHDIAWWIVLSCCAAIALGTLFGGWRIINTMGNKITRLQPIGGFCAETAGATTLIGTALWGIPVSTTHAITGAILGVGSARSVHAVRWVWGQRIVTAWILTLPCSAVVGAAAYLIIHYVIEPLF
- a CDS encoding universal stress protein translates to MLKSILVGYDASESAERAVRFAIELAKQLHATIRVAAFPRRSGPPSALEMTGLLESAMERLERGLVSLRDSAGTEGVLLDVKILTGRPAEAVTREATQQNADLIVLGREGRSCIERWLSRSVAERVSSHAPCDVTIVR
- a CDS encoding response regulator → MRKAILIVEDEEDLARALQFNLEREGYGCRWAADGRQAVVDARRELPDLILLDRMLPGISGDEVLQQIKKEPLTASIPTIMLTAKSEESDALVGFALGADDYVAKPFSMRLLLARVAALFRRTEAIDLSGEVLAVGPVRLDGGRYKVYVNGKEVPLTATEFRVLRALMGVNGRVLSRAQLVEFSLGTGVAVTDRAIDVHITSLRKKLGEGGAWLQTVRGVGYTFREPVSSE
- a CDS encoding HAMP domain-containing protein, with amino-acid sequence MGNAALMALVLAALASLIALAMDRMYVDEAAEHLRAQATTVRQWVGDRFDLTHQAELDDLAKRLAAAQPDAVRYTLILTDGTVLADSESQPVTMESHAGRPEVRDALQTGWGSDTRFSSTVAQRLMYVAVRVGEAHPVGVVRVAMPLRTITEHAQAFHRLIWRCTGVGLVAVLVLALGLARVWSMPIRRLTSTARRLSQGDLTARMPVTGRDELSALARSINQMRDHHVSHLHTIDRQRRTLESLLAQLNEGVVAAAPGGRIVLMNPAAMRLLSIPESLATEVGWLEGQIIERCITSHDLQSLLLPTAGHIPGASDRPPDLGDRRSPQEIRLQIEGPDGERHLLARGEDILLPPSDPQQELLAASPSLVPGRLVVLTDITDLTRTMQIKADFAVNASHELRTPVSAIRAAIETLLQLDPVKDVEDLRHFLSVVDRQSERMAAMVGDLLDLSRIESARSRFEPVAISIRELLGNLEARFREPIKSKGLGWETSVEEPLSTVVANSYLLGLVLSNLVDNAIKFTDSGGRIRVAFRTANETEPNSPSMVIEVADTGCGIPESEQPRVFERFYQVARARSGSMRGTGLGLSIVRHAVGAMQGTVDLQSQVGQGTRIAVTLPMRSTCQS
- a CDS encoding PstS family phosphate ABC transporter substrate-binding protein; this translates as MMIRTAILACGLCLVMAIGCNDQPTHDGTSDATEEASKGSKAREPVTVKVDGSSTVAPISMVAAEMFQGSHPEVRVSVGISGTGGGFKKFLDTKPSLRTDINDASRPIKPAEIEAAGKANVQYVELPIALDGIAVMVNPGNAFCNHLTIAELKRIWEPNSKINNWKEVREGFPDRALKLYGPGTDSGTFDYFTEAVVGKEKACRGDFSANENDNVLVQGVSGDPGSLGYFGFAYYEANMARLKLLAIDNGDGKPTKPSLETIRDGTYKPLSRPLFLYINNEALARSEVKSFLDFYLANVKSIVEHPKVKYVSLPDAINSVAVQRLVQRTTGSVFQDIKPGESANLAKLYNAN